The following proteins come from a genomic window of Gynuella sunshinyii YC6258:
- a CDS encoding major capsid protein P2 produces the protein MRPLRKLDSFSGVAPGETATMRIQPGPRYDDIIIKTNLSPDKIESVSLVLNTEDMFGGGLSGKELHMLSKYIKIEVGSSGPTYFYRLPLSMKGAVLRDSMLSTGLPTGGTDDIILKVKIAESAQAPTLKALARTSPNPGRRNFIRSFKRYYVPAAAAGKVEFTTMNKGPRLLTAHCKATGIKGIEVEADHVKIYEALADEQVFILKDGQFPRVPQTGYYHFDPVAEGYPILDSMPTTANSLVFRFDVSQGNQQIEMLCEVLEPKVAVWTSSEAPATSKTRSSRSVGRR, from the coding sequence ATGCGTCCATTACGAAAGCTTGATTCATTTTCTGGCGTGGCTCCGGGTGAAACAGCAACTATGCGAATTCAACCGGGTCCGCGTTATGATGATATCATCATTAAAACCAATCTATCACCGGACAAAATAGAGTCCGTTTCTTTGGTGCTCAATACTGAAGATATGTTTGGTGGTGGGTTGTCTGGTAAAGAGCTACATATGCTCTCTAAGTACATCAAAATTGAGGTTGGGTCTTCAGGTCCGACTTACTTTTATCGTTTGCCACTTTCGATGAAAGGTGCCGTGCTGCGCGATTCAATGTTATCGACAGGACTGCCAACCGGTGGCACGGATGACATCATCTTAAAGGTGAAAATTGCGGAGAGCGCGCAGGCTCCGACACTGAAGGCCTTAGCGAGAACATCACCTAATCCAGGTCGGCGTAACTTTATCCGGTCATTTAAGCGTTATTACGTACCTGCGGCAGCGGCGGGAAAGGTTGAGTTTACGACCATGAACAAAGGACCGCGATTGTTAACCGCTCACTGCAAAGCCACCGGTATCAAAGGCATAGAAGTGGAGGCGGATCATGTCAAGATTTATGAAGCGCTGGCAGATGAGCAAGTATTCATTTTGAAGGATGGACAGTTTCCTCGTGTTCCTCAGACTGGCTATTACCACTTTGACCCGGTAGCAGAAGGCTATCCTATTTTGGATTCCATGCCGACAACCGCCAACAGCTTGGTATTTCGTTTTGATGTCAGTCAGGGCAATCAGCAAATTGAAATGCTGTGTGAAGTACTTGAGCCCAAAGTGGCGGTGTGGACCAGCAGTGAAGCGCCGGCAACCAGTAAAACACGTTCTTCACGTTCTGTTGGTCGTCGCTAA
- a CDS encoding DUF6500 family protein, translating into MRKELRQKIIEVCDQKVEKKGPDVGLSFYAFFKNKNDQPEVLMEAAKWWIETHQLDHFEKASKIKAMVQAGS; encoded by the coding sequence TTGCGGAAAGAACTTAGACAAAAAATCATCGAAGTGTGTGATCAGAAAGTCGAAAAAAAGGGACCAGATGTAGGACTATCCTTTTATGCTTTTTTTAAAAATAAAAACGATCAGCCCGAAGTCCTGATGGAGGCTGCCAAGTGGTGGATTGAAACTCATCAACTGGATCACTTCGAAAAAGCCAGCAAGATTAAAGCGATGGTCCAGGCAGGCAGCTGA
- a CDS encoding type IV secretory system conjugative DNA transfer family protein gives MSRINENLTEDIRGYFGATGSGKTYRIKKDLGSAPRVLVYDIKGTFGPSNGFEAFTDRGAFLNAVRSSNQARYSFHDPSCHYFDWFCELARHQADARRMTEIVIDELGPVSTPGKAQGHWHWLISIGRTYGIKIKAGAQRPSEIDKTLMGNLNGMFVGRVQRDKDAAYLSAETGIPQMDILNLRGAPHYEHFLWAGRGRYKKAGK, from the coding sequence GTGAGTCGAATCAATGAAAACTTAACAGAAGATATTCGGGGGTATTTTGGGGCCACTGGGTCAGGTAAGACTTACCGGATTAAAAAAGATCTCGGGTCAGCACCTCGTGTCCTGGTGTATGACATTAAAGGCACATTTGGGCCATCGAATGGGTTTGAGGCATTCACAGATCGAGGGGCGTTTTTGAATGCGGTTCGTTCAAGCAATCAAGCGCGCTATTCATTTCATGACCCCAGTTGCCACTATTTTGACTGGTTCTGTGAGTTGGCTAGACATCAAGCGGATGCCCGTAGAATGACAGAGATTGTCATTGATGAGCTTGGGCCAGTATCGACACCGGGGAAAGCGCAGGGACATTGGCACTGGCTGATCAGTATAGGCCGTACCTATGGGATAAAAATCAAAGCAGGTGCTCAGCGTCCATCCGAAATTGATAAAACCCTTATGGGTAACCTGAATGGGATGTTTGTAGGAAGGGTGCAGCGGGATAAGGATGCTGCTTACTTATCCGCTGAAACGGGTATTCCTCAAATGGACATATTGAACCTGAGAGGGGCACCTCATTATGAGCATTTCTTATGGGCTGGACGGGGCCGATATAAAAAAGCAGGTAAGTAA
- a CDS encoding methylated-DNA--[protein]-cysteine S-methyltransferase: protein MIIYNALDTILGEAWIACSDTGICLLEFADRYSEASQIKRLSKLFKREVIKGHHPLINEAQQQLEHYFSGHRKVFDLPLDLAGTDFQRRVWAALTAIPYGVTRSYLEQARTVSNDKAVRAVAKANGDNPVSIIVPCHRVIGSDCSLTGYGGGLWRKKRLLELEGSISVQASLFDQDPA from the coding sequence ATGATCATTTATAACGCTCTGGACACAATATTAGGCGAGGCATGGATCGCATGCAGCGATACTGGTATCTGTCTGTTGGAGTTTGCGGATCGTTATAGTGAGGCCTCGCAGATAAAACGTTTATCCAAACTGTTTAAACGAGAGGTGATCAAAGGTCATCATCCACTCATCAACGAGGCACAACAGCAGCTGGAACACTATTTTTCCGGTCATCGGAAAGTGTTTGATCTGCCACTTGATCTCGCAGGAACGGATTTTCAGCGCCGGGTCTGGGCGGCTCTGACTGCCATTCCGTATGGCGTGACCCGCAGTTATCTGGAACAGGCTCGCACGGTCAGTAACGATAAAGCCGTTCGTGCAGTCGCCAAGGCCAATGGTGATAATCCGGTCTCCATTATTGTGCCCTGTCATCGGGTGATTGGCAGTGATTGCAGTCTGACCGGTTATGGCGGTGGTTTGTGGCGGAAAAAAAGGTTGCTGGAGCTAGAGGGTTCGATCAGTGTCCAGGCCTCG